In a single window of the Acidobacteriota bacterium genome:
- the metK gene encoding methionine adenosyltransferase, whose translation MSKSRYLFTSESVTEGHPDKIADQISDAIVDACLTDDPYSRVACETLLTTGLAFIAGEITTKAYVDFPAIVRGTVKAVGYTDASYGFDSETCSVISSIHEQSQDIKIGVDRDGAGDQGMMFGYATNENENYMPTPIYLAHKLTEKLAEVRKNGKLDYLRPDGKSQVTVEYDENHKPRRVEAVVISTQHSEQVDNEKLHADVLKYVIQAVIPAEMLDENTKYHINPTGRFVVGGPMGDTGLTGRKIIVDTYGGMGRHGGGAFSGKDPTKVDRSAAYMARYIAKNIVAAGLADRCEVQLAYAIGVAEPVSVLVDTFGTGKASNEDIQSAVRKNFELTPKGIMKSLDLRRPIYKKTAAYGHFGRKDPDFTWEKTDKANTLRDALLGQATAKASK comes from the coding sequence TTGAGCAAGAGCCGTTATCTATTCACGTCGGAGTCGGTGACCGAAGGACATCCCGACAAGATCGCCGACCAGATCTCGGACGCGATCGTGGATGCCTGCCTCACCGATGATCCATACAGCCGCGTGGCCTGCGAGACGCTGCTGACCACCGGCCTGGCGTTCATCGCCGGCGAGATCACCACCAAGGCATACGTGGATTTTCCCGCCATCGTGCGCGGCACGGTGAAGGCGGTGGGCTACACCGACGCGAGCTACGGTTTCGATAGCGAGACCTGCTCGGTCATCAGCTCGATCCACGAGCAGTCGCAGGACATCAAGATCGGCGTGGACCGCGACGGCGCCGGCGACCAGGGCATGATGTTCGGCTACGCCACCAACGAGAACGAGAACTACATGCCGACGCCCATCTACCTGGCCCACAAGCTCACCGAGAAACTGGCCGAGGTGCGCAAGAACGGCAAGCTGGATTATCTGCGTCCGGACGGCAAGTCGCAGGTCACGGTAGAGTATGACGAGAATCACAAGCCGCGGCGCGTGGAAGCGGTCGTGATCTCGACGCAACACTCGGAACAAGTGGACAACGAGAAGCTGCATGCCGACGTGTTGAAGTACGTCATCCAGGCTGTGATCCCGGCGGAGATGCTGGACGAGAACACCAAGTACCACATCAATCCCACGGGAAGATTCGTGGTGGGCGGTCCGATGGGCGACACCGGTTTGACCGGACGCAAGATCATCGTGGACACCTACGGCGGCATGGGCCGGCACGGCGGCGGCGCCTTCAGCGGCAAAGATCCGACAAAGGTCGACCGCTCGGCGGCCTACATGGCGCGCTACATCGCCAAGAACATCGTGGCGGCCGGCCTCGCCGACCGTTGCGAAGTGCAGCTCGCCTACGCCATCGGCGTGGCCGAGCCGGTGAGCGTGCTGGTGGATACCTTCGGCACCGGCAAGGCGTCGAATGAGGATATCCAGTCGGCGGTGCGCAAGAACTTCGAGCTCACGCCCAAAGGCATCATGAAGTCGCTCGACCTGCGGCGTCCCATCTACAAGAAGACGGCGGCTTACGGCCACTTCGGCCGCAAAGACCCCGACTTCACCTGGGAAAAGACGGACAAAGCCAACACGCTGCGCGATGCGCTGCTTGGGCAGGCGACGGCGAAGGCAAGCAAGTAA
- the lnt gene encoding apolipoprotein N-acyltransferase → MRSIPQRAWLLAAFSGALQALCFPSPGLYFTCWFAIAPLLLAILGPLSRSGPQLVDEKGRPLGILSGWQGFCLGYFSGVIWYAGTCFWIYHVLHTYGQMHPLEAGGMFVAFCLYLALYHGLFGALVARAAQGASGSKKAILLAPFLWVAVEMARTRVTGFPWDLLGTAQVNNIPLAQVARFTGVYGVSFGIMLVNTAFAASFLLPPHRRRTMLVAGVLAAAVLNLGVLVEPPPFATDHTARLVQQNIPIEKDWNANDLSATLKELHALSTAPGAKPSLIVWPESPAPFFLNEPRFRLAVTTVAVESHAYVIAGALGTPAAEGAAQQSAKRSFYNSAVLITPEGRWAARYDKVHLVPFGEYIPAQSVLVFLKGIAREVGEWGFTAGTERIVFELGNRDAGGQRVGTFICYESIFPDDIRQFAANGAQVFVNISNDAWFGDYGMPGQHLNMVQMRAIENQRWVLRATNTGITAAIDPYGRVTQRAPRKQRVALDVAYALVTETTFYTRHGDWFGWLCVIIAGAGVLVRWNVRGGILRSRQQ, encoded by the coding sequence TTGCGCAGTATCCCCCAACGCGCATGGTTGCTGGCCGCGTTCTCCGGCGCGCTGCAAGCGCTTTGCTTCCCCTCGCCGGGACTGTATTTCACCTGCTGGTTCGCGATCGCACCGTTGCTGCTCGCCATCCTGGGGCCGCTCTCGCGCTCGGGGCCACAACTGGTGGACGAAAAGGGCAGGCCGCTTGGCATCCTGAGCGGTTGGCAGGGTTTCTGCTTGGGATATTTTTCGGGCGTCATTTGGTATGCGGGAACGTGCTTCTGGATCTATCACGTGCTGCATACGTACGGACAGATGCATCCGCTCGAAGCCGGCGGAATGTTCGTGGCGTTCTGCCTCTACCTGGCGCTCTATCACGGACTGTTCGGTGCGCTGGTGGCGCGGGCGGCGCAGGGCGCGAGCGGGAGCAAGAAGGCCATCCTGCTGGCGCCGTTCCTCTGGGTGGCAGTGGAGATGGCGCGCACGCGCGTCACTGGATTCCCCTGGGACCTGTTGGGGACGGCGCAGGTTAACAACATCCCGTTGGCACAGGTCGCGCGGTTCACCGGCGTCTACGGAGTATCGTTCGGCATCATGCTGGTGAACACGGCGTTCGCAGCGTCGTTCTTGCTGCCGCCGCATCGCCGGCGCACCATGCTGGTGGCAGGGGTGCTCGCGGCCGCGGTGCTGAATCTGGGCGTGTTGGTGGAGCCGCCGCCGTTTGCCACCGATCACACCGCGCGCCTGGTGCAGCAGAACATCCCCATCGAGAAGGACTGGAACGCAAACGATCTCAGCGCGACGCTGAAGGAGTTGCACGCTCTCTCGACCGCGCCCGGTGCGAAGCCCAGTCTGATCGTGTGGCCGGAATCGCCGGCGCCGTTCTTCCTCAACGAACCACGCTTCCGGTTGGCGGTGACGACGGTTGCGGTCGAGTCGCACGCGTACGTGATCGCCGGGGCCTTGGGTACGCCGGCGGCGGAAGGGGCTGCGCAGCAGAGCGCGAAGCGTAGCTTTTACAACTCTGCCGTGCTCATCACTCCGGAAGGACGCTGGGCGGCGCGCTATGACAAGGTGCACCTCGTCCCGTTCGGCGAGTACATCCCGGCACAAAGCGTGCTGGTATTTCTGAAGGGGATCGCGCGCGAGGTGGGGGAGTGGGGGTTCACGGCCGGTACGGAGCGCATCGTCTTCGAGTTGGGAAACCGGGACGCCGGGGGACAGCGGGTGGGCACGTTCATCTGCTATGAGTCCATCTTCCCGGATGACATTCGGCAGTTCGCGGCGAACGGTGCGCAGGTTTTCGTGAACATCTCGAACGACGCCTGGTTCGGCGACTACGGCATGCCCGGCCAGCACTTGAACATGGTGCAGATGCGCGCCATCGAGAACCAGCGCTGGGTGCTGCGCGCGACCAACACCGGGATCACGGCGGCGATCGATCCGTATGGACGAGTGACGCAACGCGCGCCGCGCAAGCAGCGCGTCGCGCTCGACGTTGCTTACGCTCTGGTCACGGAGACGACGTTCTACACCCGCCATGGCGACTGGTTCGGATGGCTGTGTGTGATAATCGCAGGAGCAGGAGTGCTGGTGCGCTGGAACGTGCGCGGCGGCATCCTGCGCAGCCGTCAGCAGTAA
- the ahcY gene encoding adenosylhomocysteinase — translation MRGDVKNLELADQGKKRIEWANQSMPVLQSIRKDFIKNQPLKGIRIAACLHVTTETANLAITLRDGGADMVLCASNPLSTQDDVAASLVRDYNIPTFAIKGEDNDTYYRHILSALDHKPNLTMDDGADLVSVALTKRTDVLPAIIGGTEETTTGVIRLRAMAKEGVLRYPIIAVNDALTKHMFDNRYGTGQSTIDGVVRATNVLIAGSKFVIAGYGWCGKGLSMRAKGMGADVIVTEIDPTRALEAVMDGFRVMSMNEAAKIGDVFVTVTGNKNVINKEHYELMKNGAIIANSGHFNVEIDIPALEKMASSRRTMREFVEEFALRDGKRIYLLADGRLINLASAEGHPASVMDMSFANQALCVEHLVKHHKQMEKRVYPVPEELDKRVAKLKLEAMGIKIDRLTPEQEEYLASWSEGT, via the coding sequence CTGCGCGGCGACGTCAAGAATCTGGAGCTCGCCGATCAGGGCAAGAAGCGCATCGAGTGGGCGAACCAGTCCATGCCGGTGCTGCAATCCATCCGCAAGGATTTCATCAAGAACCAGCCGCTGAAGGGCATCCGCATCGCGGCCTGCCTGCACGTGACCACGGAGACGGCGAACCTGGCCATCACGCTGCGCGATGGCGGGGCAGACATGGTGTTGTGCGCGTCGAATCCGCTCTCCACCCAGGACGACGTGGCCGCTTCGCTGGTGCGCGATTACAACATCCCGACTTTCGCCATCAAGGGCGAAGACAACGACACCTACTACCGGCACATTTTGTCGGCGCTCGACCACAAGCCGAACCTCACCATGGACGACGGCGCCGACTTGGTAAGCGTGGCGCTGACCAAGCGCACCGACGTGCTGCCGGCCATCATCGGCGGCACCGAAGAGACGACCACCGGCGTGATCCGGCTGCGCGCGATGGCGAAGGAAGGCGTGCTGCGGTATCCCATCATCGCGGTGAACGACGCGCTGACCAAGCACATGTTCGATAACCGCTACGGCACCGGGCAATCCACCATCGACGGCGTGGTGCGCGCCACCAACGTGCTCATCGCCGGCTCGAAGTTCGTGATCGCGGGTTACGGATGGTGCGGCAAAGGCCTCTCCATGCGCGCGAAGGGCATGGGAGCGGACGTGATCGTGACGGAGATCGATCCCACGCGCGCGCTCGAAGCCGTGATGGATGGCTTCCGCGTGATGTCGATGAACGAAGCGGCGAAGATCGGCGACGTGTTCGTGACCGTCACCGGCAACAAGAACGTGATCAACAAAGAGCATTACGAGCTGATGAAGAACGGCGCCATCATCGCCAACTCGGGACACTTCAACGTGGAGATCGACATTCCCGCGCTCGAGAAGATGGCCAGCTCGCGCCGGACGATGCGCGAGTTCGTGGAAGAGTTCGCCCTGCGCGATGGCAAGCGCATCTACCTGCTCGCCGACGGACGCTTGATCAATCTGGCGTCCGCCGAGGGGCATCCGGCGAGCGTGATGGATATGAGCTTTGCGAACCAGGCGCTGTGCGTGGAGCACCTCGTCAAGCATCACAAGCAGATGGAGAAGAGGGTCTATCCCGTGCCCGAGGAGCTCGATAAGCGCGTGGCGAAATTGAAGCTCGAAGCTATGGGCATCAAGATCGATCGGCTCACGCCGGAGCAGGAAGAGTACCTGGCGAGCTGGAGTGAAGGAACGTAG
- a CDS encoding APC family permease: MLTFISWYRAAAIVLNDLGSSAFYAGSISEQAVGKAAPWFIIGVMLFSFAVRAVYVESCSMFVRGGVYRVVKEALGGTLAKISVSALMFDYMLTGPISGVSAGQYIAGLVNEILVAIEAHHWMPGFISSAFHGAPQLPVNFTSALIAVAVTAYYWRENVKGIEESSEKALRVMQITTVMVVLLLGWSAFTVLRGNYVLPPLPTVDNLHFSDESLGFLKHHPDLPRMFAIFGIMMAFGHSILAMSGEESLAQVYREIGSPKLKNLKRTALTIAIYSFVFTGISSLFAVMLIPDGVRMSPDVKDNLLGAMVMYFTGPRFLKLAFRAFVVVCGFLMLSGAINTSIVGSNGVLNRVSEDGVLTDWFRKPHKRFGTSYRLINLIVGLQLVTIIASRGDVYVLGEAYAFGLIWSFVFNSLSMLVLRFKYKGERGWKVPPNITIGGVEIPLGLLSVHLVLLATAIVNLFTKSVATQAGIVFAAVFFVVFTVSERINRRKFAAVEQRMQEHFQLLQQENISRESVDVRPGNVLVTVRDYNTLDQLRWALEHTDTNEHDVVVLAARLTGPGSAEYDLSMEQIFGEYEQRLFSRAVSVAEGVGKHISLLVVPARDVWSAIVTTANRLQSERVIAGLSSKMTAQEQAFYLGRAWEAMDPPKRQFTFIVVRPDGDPLEFHIGPHNPRLTEDDVHLVHRMWLTMTRERGLEKLHHDEIVSESLTRFARDYSGHEHDEIARSLKHRGRDTRRDPTDTQKFRPLSTPPPDSGMGAEPRPDRPSPSTGGSKKKDGSGEGGPPTPPVCGP, from the coding sequence ATGCTCACGTTCATCTCCTGGTATCGGGCGGCGGCCATCGTGCTCAACGACCTGGGCTCGTCGGCCTTCTATGCCGGCTCCATCTCCGAACAGGCGGTCGGCAAGGCGGCGCCCTGGTTCATCATCGGCGTGATGTTGTTCTCCTTTGCCGTGCGCGCGGTGTATGTCGAGAGCTGCTCCATGTTCGTGCGCGGCGGCGTTTACCGCGTGGTCAAGGAAGCGCTCGGCGGCACGCTCGCCAAGATCAGCGTCTCCGCGCTGATGTTCGATTACATGCTCACCGGGCCGATCTCGGGCGTGTCCGCCGGACAATACATCGCCGGACTGGTCAACGAGATCCTGGTGGCTATCGAAGCCCATCACTGGATGCCCGGCTTTATCTCCAGCGCCTTCCACGGCGCACCGCAGTTGCCCGTGAACTTCACCTCCGCACTCATCGCCGTCGCCGTGACCGCATATTACTGGCGCGAGAACGTGAAGGGCATCGAGGAATCGAGCGAGAAGGCGCTGCGCGTGATGCAGATCACCACCGTGATGGTGGTGCTGCTGCTCGGCTGGTCGGCCTTCACCGTCCTGCGCGGTAACTACGTGCTGCCGCCGCTGCCCACGGTGGACAACCTGCACTTTTCCGACGAATCACTCGGCTTCCTCAAGCACCATCCGGACCTGCCGCGGATGTTCGCCATCTTCGGCATCATGATGGCCTTCGGACACTCCATCCTGGCGATGAGCGGCGAAGAATCGCTCGCCCAGGTGTATCGCGAGATCGGCAGTCCGAAACTGAAGAACCTGAAGCGCACCGCGCTGACCATCGCCATCTACAGCTTCGTCTTTACCGGCATCTCGTCCTTGTTTGCCGTGATGCTCATCCCCGATGGCGTGCGCATGTCGCCCGACGTGAAAGACAACCTGCTCGGCGCCATGGTCATGTACTTCACCGGACCGCGCTTCCTCAAGCTTGCATTCCGCGCCTTCGTGGTGGTCTGCGGCTTCCTTATGCTTTCCGGCGCGATCAACACTTCCATCGTCGGCTCCAACGGCGTGCTCAATCGCGTCTCCGAGGATGGCGTGCTGACCGACTGGTTCCGCAAGCCGCACAAGCGCTTCGGCACCAGCTACCGGCTCATCAACCTCATCGTCGGATTGCAACTCGTCACCATCATCGCCAGCCGTGGCGACGTCTACGTTCTCGGCGAGGCCTATGCCTTCGGACTCATCTGGAGCTTCGTGTTCAACAGCCTCTCCATGCTGGTGCTGCGCTTCAAGTACAAAGGCGAGCGCGGCTGGAAGGTGCCGCCGAACATCACCATCGGCGGCGTGGAGATCCCACTCGGCCTGCTCAGCGTGCACCTTGTCCTGCTCGCCACCGCCATCGTGAACCTGTTCACCAAGTCGGTTGCCACGCAGGCGGGCATCGTGTTCGCGGCGGTGTTCTTCGTCGTGTTCACGGTCTCCGAGCGCATCAACCGGCGAAAGTTCGCCGCCGTCGAGCAGCGGATGCAGGAACACTTCCAACTGCTGCAGCAGGAGAACATCTCACGCGAGTCGGTGGACGTGCGTCCCGGCAACGTGCTCGTGACCGTACGCGACTACAACACGCTCGACCAGTTGCGCTGGGCGCTCGAGCATACCGATACCAATGAGCACGACGTGGTCGTGCTCGCCGCTCGCCTCACCGGCCCGGGCAGCGCCGAGTACGACCTCTCCATGGAACAGATCTTCGGCGAATACGAGCAGAGGCTTTTCAGCCGCGCCGTCTCCGTGGCCGAGGGCGTGGGCAAGCACATCTCGCTGCTGGTGGTGCCCGCACGCGATGTGTGGAGCGCCATCGTCACCACCGCCAACCGGTTGCAGTCGGAGCGGGTCATCGCCGGACTTTCCAGCAAGATGACCGCGCAGGAGCAGGCCTTCTACCTCGGCCGGGCGTGGGAGGCGATGGATCCGCCCAAGCGCCAGTTCACCTTCATCGTGGTGCGGCCGGATGGCGACCCGCTCGAGTTCCACATCGGCCCGCACAATCCGCGGCTCACCGAAGACGATGTCCATCTCGTGCATCGCATGTGGCTCACCATGACGCGCGAGCGCGGCCTCGAAAAACTCCACCACGACGAGATCGTCTCCGAGTCGCTCACGCGCTTTGCGCGCGATTACTCCGGCCACGAGCATGACGAGATCGCCCGCAGCCTGAAGCATCGCGGGCGCGATACCCGCCGCGACCCTACCGACACGCAGAAGTTCAGACCACTCTCCACCCCGCCGCCCGACTCCGGCATGGGCGCGGAGCCGCGCCCGGACCGCCCGTCCCCGTCAACCGGGGGAAGCAAGAAGAAGGATGGCAGCGGCGAGGGCGGTCCGCCGACGCCGCCGGTCTGCGGACCGTGA
- a CDS encoding putative metal-dependent hydrolase — protein sequence MSTAATTADPRYPVGKFEMPESFTAADRERRIAAIESLPAKMREAVHALAPQQLDTPYRDGGWTVREVVHHVPDSHMNAYCRWKLALTEDTPTIKPYDEAAWAKLPDSVKTPIEVSLNLLEAVHTRWVIILKAMTPAEYARKFNHPEMGERSLDQYLALYAWHSRHHLAHITELKKRKGW from the coding sequence ATGAGCACCGCCGCGACCACCGCCGATCCGCGTTATCCGGTTGGGAAGTTCGAGATGCCAGAAAGCTTCACCGCGGCCGACCGCGAGCGGCGCATCGCCGCCATCGAGAGCTTGCCGGCGAAGATGCGCGAGGCGGTCCACGCGCTGGCGCCGCAACAGCTCGACACGCCTTATCGCGACGGGGGCTGGACGGTGCGCGAGGTCGTGCATCACGTCCCCGACAGCCACATGAACGCCTACTGCCGGTGGAAGCTCGCGCTCACCGAAGACACGCCCACCATCAAGCCCTACGATGAGGCGGCGTGGGCGAAGCTGCCCGACAGTGTGAAGACGCCGATCGAGGTCTCGCTCAACCTGCTCGAGGCCGTGCACACGCGTTGGGTCATCATCCTGAAAGCGATGACGCCGGCAGAGTACGCGCGCAAGTTCAACCATCCGGAGATGGGCGAGCGCTCGCTCGACCAGTACCTCGCACTTTACGCGTGGCACAGCCGGCATCACCTGGCGCATATCACGGAGTTGAAGAAGCGCAAGGGCTGGTAG
- the lpxD gene encoding UDP-3-O-(3-hydroxymyristoyl)glucosamine N-acyltransferase yields the protein ALLRPPADLTEGVHSKADVHPTAKLGKLVRIDARAVIEADAVIGGGSQVGAFTVIGQGVQLGADCEIGPHVTIYPGTKLGSRVVVQAGTVLGSMGFGYVRDDATGKYEQFPQLGRLEIGDDVEIGANCTIDRGALDATVIERGVKIDNLVHVGHNVRIGENVVIAAQAGVSGSSVIEPDVIVGGQVGIADHVTIATGAILGGQTGVPSKKIIRGKGVIFWGTPARPLKQYLRELAAMARLAKSDKGE from the coding sequence GCGCTGCTGCGACCGCCGGCGGACTTGACCGAGGGCGTGCACTCGAAGGCCGACGTCCACCCTACGGCGAAGCTGGGAAAGCTGGTGCGCATCGACGCGCGCGCCGTCATCGAAGCCGACGCCGTGATCGGCGGCGGCTCGCAGGTTGGCGCCTTCACCGTGATCGGCCAGGGCGTGCAGCTGGGCGCCGATTGCGAGATCGGGCCGCACGTGACCATCTATCCGGGGACGAAGCTGGGCAGCCGTGTGGTGGTGCAGGCGGGCACGGTGCTGGGCAGCATGGGATTCGGGTACGTCCGCGACGATGCGACGGGGAAGTACGAGCAGTTTCCGCAACTCGGGCGACTCGAGATCGGGGACGACGTGGAGATTGGCGCGAACTGCACCATCGACCGCGGCGCGCTCGATGCCACCGTGATCGAGCGCGGGGTGAAGATCGATAATCTCGTCCACGTGGGGCACAACGTGCGCATCGGAGAGAACGTAGTCATCGCGGCGCAGGCCGGCGTCTCGGGCAGCTCGGTCATCGAGCCCGACGTGATCGTCGGCGGGCAGGTGGGCATCGCCGACCACGTGACCATCGCGACGGGCGCGATCCTGGGTGGGCAGACGGGTGTGCCGAGCAAAAAGATCATCCGCGGCAAGGGCGTGATCTTCTGGGGCACGCCGGCGCGCCCGCTGAAACAGTATTTACGCGAACTGGCGGCGATGGCGCGGCTGGCGAAAAGTGATAAAGGCGAATAA
- a CDS encoding dihydrofolate reductase family protein has product MPFETLFDHGEPAPVQDAAYASYGRLGFPAAPAERPWLFTNFVQSLDGIVSFKGKDASAASISQSQDDRWLMDMLRAHADAVLLGVNTLVEEAGQHPSGRGFIYRIQDDALRGLRQRLGRGREKNIFVTGAASLDLSKYRVFDRGEDSDRDSVDAMILTTEVGAKRLAETNPDSDSPVRVLVAGEGRAVDLPRAMAMLRRELNIEHLLCEGGPTLAGFLQRARLVDEMFLTTSPVMVGERMPEGEGVRPNAFTGAPGFTPDDAPWWRWMSCRKAGEHRFDRYRRK; this is encoded by the coding sequence ATGCCCTTCGAGACCCTGTTCGACCATGGCGAGCCCGCGCCGGTTCAAGACGCGGCCTACGCGTCCTATGGGCGGCTCGGCTTTCCGGCGGCTCCGGCGGAGCGTCCGTGGCTGTTCACCAACTTCGTGCAGTCGCTTGACGGCATCGTCTCGTTCAAGGGCAAGGACGCGTCCGCAGCCAGTATTTCGCAGTCCCAGGACGACCGCTGGCTGATGGATATGCTGCGCGCGCACGCCGACGCCGTGCTGCTCGGCGTGAATACGCTGGTCGAAGAGGCAGGGCAGCACCCGAGCGGGCGCGGGTTCATCTATCGCATCCAGGATGATGCGCTGCGCGGGCTGCGCCAGCGTCTTGGCCGCGGCAGGGAGAAGAACATCTTCGTGACCGGCGCGGCGTCACTCGACCTCTCGAAGTATCGCGTGTTCGATCGTGGCGAAGACTCGGATCGCGACTCCGTCGACGCGATGATCCTGACGACTGAGGTGGGCGCGAAGCGCCTGGCAGAGACAAATCCGGATTCGGACTCCCCTGTCCGCGTGCTCGTCGCGGGTGAGGGCAGAGCGGTCGACTTGCCGCGGGCGATGGCGATGCTGCGGCGCGAACTCAACATCGAGCACCTGCTATGCGAAGGTGGGCCGACGCTGGCGGGCTTTCTGCAGCGCGCGCGGCTGGTGGACGAGATGTTCCTCACCACCTCGCCGGTGATGGTGGGAGAGCGCATGCCGGAGGGCGAGGGAGTGCGTCCGAATGCGTTCACCGGCGCGCCGGGATTCACTCCGGACGATGCGCCGTGGTGGCGCTGGATGAGTTGCCGCAAAGCGGGCGAGCATCGCTTCGACCGCTATCGGCGGAAGTAG
- a CDS encoding TldD/PmbA family protein — protein sequence MSMKEIASWALNTAKLRGASFCDLRIVDERNRSLATKNGKVGHASASETLGIGIRVIAEGAWGFAATDDLTRASVERTAAQAVAIARSSATVKQYDVTLVPEKPAVADWESACGIDPFATSVEDNIALLLTVDKELTSVKGVTLAEANLNFRRYEQWFYSSEGAEIHQTRTTTGGGFAAYAFHGTEIQKRSYPNSFGGQFQNKGYELIGELKLIENARRIGEEAVALHAAPQCPQGVGTIVLDSSQLGLQIHESVGHPIELDRVLGMEANFAGTSFLTLDKLRKLKYGTDIVNVVADATPAHGPGLGTFAYDDEGVAAQCTPIITNGRFTGYLSSRDTAAMIGLARSGGTMRAEGWSRLPIIRMTNVSILPGEQPLTFEQLISDTEDGIYMQTNRSWSIDDKRYNFQFGCESGWEIKGGKLGRMLKNPSYSGITTEFWNSMDAICSRDQWTLWGTPNCGKGQPMQTMGTGHGAAPARFRNVKIGSAYKGS from the coding sequence ATGTCGATGAAAGAGATCGCCTCCTGGGCGCTGAACACGGCGAAACTGCGCGGCGCGAGTTTCTGCGACCTGCGCATCGTCGACGAGCGTAACCGCTCGCTCGCCACCAAGAATGGCAAGGTGGGCCACGCCTCGGCTTCCGAGACCTTGGGCATCGGCATCCGCGTGATCGCCGAGGGTGCGTGGGGATTCGCCGCCACCGACGACCTTACGCGTGCGTCGGTGGAGCGCACGGCGGCCCAGGCGGTCGCCATCGCGCGTTCGTCGGCCACGGTGAAGCAATACGACGTTACGCTCGTACCGGAGAAGCCTGCCGTCGCGGATTGGGAGTCGGCGTGCGGCATCGATCCGTTCGCCACTTCGGTGGAAGACAACATCGCGCTCCTGCTGACGGTAGATAAAGAACTCACGTCGGTGAAGGGCGTGACGCTGGCGGAAGCGAACCTGAATTTCCGGCGCTACGAGCAGTGGTTCTATTCCTCCGAAGGCGCGGAGATCCACCAGACCCGCACCACCACCGGCGGAGGCTTTGCCGCGTATGCCTTCCACGGCACGGAGATCCAGAAGCGGTCGTATCCGAACTCCTTCGGCGGACAGTTCCAGAACAAAGGTTACGAGCTGATCGGCGAGCTCAAGCTGATCGAGAACGCGCGCCGCATCGGCGAGGAAGCGGTGGCGCTGCATGCTGCGCCACAGTGTCCGCAGGGCGTGGGCACCATCGTGCTCGATTCTTCGCAGCTTGGGTTGCAGATCCACGAGTCGGTGGGACATCCCATCGAACTCGACCGCGTGCTGGGCATGGAAGCGAACTTTGCCGGGACGTCGTTCCTCACGCTCGACAAGCTGCGCAAGCTGAAATACGGCACCGACATCGTCAACGTGGTCGCAGACGCTACTCCGGCGCACGGTCCGGGACTCGGCACGTTCGCGTACGACGATGAAGGAGTCGCCGCGCAATGCACGCCCATCATCACGAACGGCCGATTCACCGGATATCTTTCCTCGCGCGATACTGCCGCGATGATCGGCCTTGCGCGCTCGGGTGGCACGATGCGCGCCGAAGGCTGGAGCCGGCTGCCCATCATCCGCATGACGAATGTCTCCATCCTGCCGGGCGAACAGCCGCTGACCTTCGAACAACTCATCAGCGACACCGAAGACGGCATCTACATGCAGACCAATCGCTCGTGGTCGATCGACGACAAGCGCTACAACTTCCAGTTCGGCTGCGAGTCGGGCTGGGAGATCAAAGGCGGCAAGCTCGGACGCATGCTGAAGAATCCGTCGTACTCGGGCATCACGACGGAGTTCTGGAACTCGATGGATGCGATCTGCTCGCGCGACCAGTGGACACTCTGGGGCACTCCGAACTGCGGCAAGGGACAGCCGATGCAGACCATGGGCACCGGCCACGGCGCGGCGCCGGCGCGCTTCCGCAATGTGAAGATCGGCAGCGCGTACAAAGGATCGTGA